GGACAGTGACCCACGTGGGCCCCGACCGAATCCAGGTAAGCTACGAGGAGCGGGAGCAGCGGGAGTATGTGGTGCCCCGCACGGCCCGCCTCAAGGTTCAGCCTGGGGAGTACGTGCGGGCCGGGCAGCCCCTTACCGAGGGGCCCCTTAACCCCCAAGACATCCTGCGTATCCTGGGCCCTGAGGCCCTCCAGTCCTACCTGGTGGAGGAGATCCAGAAGGTCTACAGCTCTCAGGGGGTCTATATCCACGACAAGCACATCGAGGTCATCATCCGCCAGATGTTGCGGCGGGTCCGCATCGACCACCCTGGGGACACCGAGTTCTTGCCTGGGGAGCTGGTGGACCGCTTCCGGTTCGAGGAGGAAAACAGCCGCGTCCTGGCCGAGGGGGGAGAGCCAGCCACCGCCCAGCCAGTGCTCCTGGGCATCACTAAGGCCGCCCTCCACACTGATAGCTTCCTGGCCGCCGCCTCCTTCCAGGAGACCACCCGTGTCCTCACCGATGCGGCCATTGAAGGGCGGGTGGACCGCCTGCTAGGACTCAAGGAGAACGTCATCATCGGGCGCATGATCCCCGCCCGGGCCCCCATCGTGGTGGAGGAGGAGCCCAAACCCCGCCGTGCCCTGGAAGAGGCCGAGCAAAGGCTCCCCTCCTTCCGCCTAGATGAGATGATGGCCTTGCCCGAGGAGGAAGAGGAGGAGGAAGAGGGATAGAAGGGCGCCCATGGGCTCGGACGCTCCCCTGGCTACCGCTTTGGCCCAGTTCCACGCCGCTGCCGACCGGCTGGGGCTGGACGATGGCCTGCGGGCCCTCCTATCCTCCTGCAAGCGGGAGCTCATCGTCCACTTCCCTGTCCGCATGGACGATGGCTCGGTGAAGGTCTTCACCGGATATCGCGTCCAGCACAATCTGGCCCGTGGCCCTGGAAAGGGGGGCATACGCTACCACCCCGCGGTGGACCTGGACGAGGTGCGAGCCCTGGCCATGTGGATGACCTGGAAGGCGGCCGTCACCGGCATCCCCTATGGCGGGGCCAAGGGCGGGGTCATGGTGGACCCCAAGGCGCTGTCCCAAGGGGAGCTGGAGCGCCTCACCCGCCGCTACGCCACAGAGCTGTCCCCCATCATCGGGCCCGAGGACGATATCCCCGCCCCAGACATGGGCACCAACCCCCAGGTAATGGCCTGGTTCATGGATACCATCAGCATGCACCATGGCTCCACCGTACTGGGGATAGTGACGGGCAAGCCGCCGGAGGTGGGGGGCATCCGCGGACGCCTGGAGGCTACGGGTCGAGGCATCACCTACATCGTGGAGGAGGCCACGGCTGCCCAAGGGCTGCCCAGGGACGGCCTCTCGGTGGCTGTGCAGGGGTTTGGCAATGTGGGCGCTACCGCCGCCATCCTCCTGCACCGGCAAGGGTTCCGGGTGGTGGCCGTAAGCGATAGCTCCGGGGGCATCTATAACGGGACAGGGCTTGACCTAGAAGCCCTCTGCCACCATAAGCGCGCCGGCCTCCCTCTGGCCCAGGCCCCGGGGGGCGACCACATCTCCAACGAGGAGCTCCTGGAGTTGCCGGTGGACGTGCTGGTGCCCGCGGCTACCGCCGCCCAGATCACCGCTGCCAACGCCTCCCGCATCCGGGCCCGCCTGGTGGTGGAAGGCGCCAACGGCCCCGTCACCCACGAGGCAGACGCCATCCTGTGGGACCGCGGCATCACGGTGGTGCCGGACATCGTAGCCAACGCTGGCGGACTGGTGGTCTCCTACTTCGAGTGGGTGCAGAACATTCAACGTCTGTTCTGGGACGAGGAAGAGGTGAACGAGCGCCTACGTCAGATGATGGTACGGGCCTTCCGTCAGGTGGCCAGCGTGGCCCGGGAGAAGGGGATCACCCTGCGGGAAGCGGCCATGACATTGGCCGTGGAGAGGGTGGTGGAGGCAATACGGCTGCGAGGCCTCTACCCCTGAAGGCCTAGGGCGGCCCGGAGCCTCTGCCAGCCCTGCCTCAGCTTCTCTTTGTCTACGGCTGCGTTCACCTCGTCCCAGGGCAGAGGAGCGGCCTCATCCAACCCTTGGGCGATGTCCCGGGCCTCCAGGCCCATCTCCCTAAGGCCCTGTTCCCATGGGGCCCAGGCGAATAGCTCTCGCCGGGTGTCCAGACGGGCGCCCAGGCGCCAGGCGCGGAGGGCCACCTCCCCCGCCCGGTGGTCGCCACGCGCCACCAGAGCAGCCACCACAGCGCGCTCCGGCCTTTCGGAGACCACTTCCACTCCTGCCCGACGGCAGAGCTTGCGCAGCCTCCCCAGCCGCTGGGCCAGCTCCTCAAGGGATGGCATGGGGGCCCACTGTAGAGGGGTGAAGGGGCGGGGAACGAAGGGGGAGGCCTCCACCCTCAACTGGGCGCGACCGCCATGCCGTGCCTTAGCAAGGGCCCTGGCCTCCTTGGCCAGGTAAGCCAGATGTGACATGTCCTCCTCGTCCTCGCCAGGCATCCCCACCTCCACCTGAAGCCGCACCTGGCTCCAACCGCGGGCGAAGGCGGCCTCTACTGCCGCCATGAGCTCCGCCTCCCCATCAGGTAGGCCCAGGGCGAGGCGGGCCCTACGGGAAGCAGGCCCCACCCAGATGGTGAGCCCTCCCCGGGGCCGGCCACCAGCCAGGACGGTGGCCGCCTCCACCCAGGCCACCTGCGGGCGCACCTGCAAAAGGCGGATGTTGACCTCCGGCGCCACCACCTGCCGCAGGGCCGGGCACAGCTCGTGGATGTGCTCGTAGCCGAGGCCCGAGAGGAAGAGCTCGCGGTAACCAGTGTTGGCCAGGAGGCGCGCAGCCGCCTCCACCACCTCCAGGGGTGGGCGCTG
This is a stretch of genomic DNA from Dehalococcoidia bacterium. It encodes these proteins:
- a CDS encoding Glu/Leu/Phe/Val dehydrogenase, with amino-acid sequence MGSDAPLATALAQFHAAADRLGLDDGLRALLSSCKRELIVHFPVRMDDGSVKVFTGYRVQHNLARGPGKGGIRYHPAVDLDEVRALAMWMTWKAAVTGIPYGGAKGGVMVDPKALSQGELERLTRRYATELSPIIGPEDDIPAPDMGTNPQVMAWFMDTISMHHGSTVLGIVTGKPPEVGGIRGRLEATGRGITYIVEEATAAQGLPRDGLSVAVQGFGNVGATAAILLHRQGFRVVAVSDSSGGIYNGTGLDLEALCHHKRAGLPLAQAPGGDHISNEELLELPVDVLVPAATAAQITAANASRIRARLVVEGANGPVTHEADAILWDRGITVVPDIVANAGGLVVSYFEWVQNIQRLFWDEEEVNERLRQMMVRAFRQVASVAREKGITLREAAMTLAVERVVEAIRLRGLYP